The following are from one region of the Verrucomicrobiaceae bacterium genome:
- a CDS encoding type II secretion system F family protein, with protein MLKKVKITNVHTGKSAEALVDTDSDDKALLGAGVSSNESTSITTIIGVDEKLHRLTSPKPDVDDRAAFFSGLARCLERNISLTKSLSLQTNRVKSASYKGMIAELIHGISVGDKLSDTMMKFPKLFPEDMLSLIMAGEEAGQLPKVCRRIAIAAKKSSKVLKKLKGAMIYPAVVIVLGVIVVIAMSMTLVPAMANLFASFKTELPLGTRALIALSEILLKRPYIAILPFVGLYIFFSNWGKIASIRGVQDFFLKLPVVGVLVRKSAAAVGFRTLAMLTESNVRLTSALEITSQASWHYHYKELFLRLRDHIGVGRTLHEAFLMEAHWMGPDARNLCGMIELASETGSGTEMLSEIADDYEEELDNLAATLDKMIEPLTMLILGVMVGFLIYAIYGPMFSLGDVILKKKK; from the coding sequence ATGCTCAAGAAAGTCAAAATCACCAATGTCCACACCGGCAAATCAGCCGAGGCACTCGTGGACACGGACTCCGATGACAAGGCCCTCCTAGGCGCAGGCGTCAGCAGCAATGAATCAACCAGCATCACCACCATCATTGGTGTCGATGAAAAGCTGCATCGTCTCACCTCCCCCAAGCCTGATGTGGATGATCGTGCGGCCTTCTTTTCCGGCCTCGCACGCTGTTTGGAGCGAAATATCTCCCTCACCAAATCTCTCTCCCTCCAGACCAATCGCGTCAAATCTGCCAGCTACAAGGGCATGATCGCCGAGCTCATCCACGGCATCTCTGTCGGTGACAAGCTCAGCGACACGATGATGAAATTCCCCAAGCTCTTCCCAGAGGACATGCTCTCGCTCATCATGGCGGGTGAAGAGGCGGGACAGCTCCCCAAAGTCTGCCGCCGTATCGCTATCGCTGCGAAAAAGTCCTCCAAAGTGCTCAAAAAGCTCAAGGGAGCCATGATCTATCCTGCTGTGGTTATCGTGCTCGGGGTCATCGTCGTCATTGCCATGAGTATGACTCTCGTGCCTGCCATGGCGAACTTGTTCGCCTCCTTCAAAACGGAGCTGCCTCTCGGCACACGGGCGCTGATTGCGCTCTCTGAAATACTGCTCAAGCGGCCCTACATCGCCATTCTTCCCTTTGTTGGGCTTTATATCTTCTTTTCGAACTGGGGGAAGATCGCATCCATCCGCGGTGTGCAGGATTTTTTCCTCAAACTGCCCGTCGTAGGCGTCCTCGTCCGAAAATCCGCCGCAGCCGTCGGATTTCGCACGCTCGCCATGCTCACCGAGTCGAACGTACGCCTCACTTCCGCGCTAGAGATCACCTCACAGGCCAGCTGGCACTACCATTACAAGGAACTCTTCCTCCGGCTGCGGGATCACATCGGCGTCGGCCGTACACTCCATGAGGCCTTCCTCATGGAAGCCCACTGGATGGGGCCAGATGCACGTAACCTCTGCGGCATGATCGAGCTCGCCTCGGAGACCGGCTCCGGCACAGAAATGCTCTCCGAGATCGCAGATGACTATGAGGAAGAGCTCGATAACCTCGCTGCCACACTCGATAAAATGATCGAGCCCCTTACCATGCTCATTCTCGGCGTCATGGTCGGCTTCCTCATCTACGCCATCTACGGCCCCATGTTCAGCCTCGGGGACGTCATCCTCAAAAAGAAGAAATAA
- a CDS encoding esterase codes for MKHHLALISLMSLITVSLAAEPMPREWMIEGVKRVGLVHVPATAKTQPTPVVFAFHGHGGNMHNATRMFPIHELWPEALVVFLQGLNTPGRLTDPEGKKPGWQSTAGILGDRDLKLFDTVLAGLRADYQVDDKRIYSTGHSNGGGFTYLLWAERGDVFAAMAPSASAATRSRSSLKPKPVLHIAGENDPLVKYAWQQATIQALLKLNACSAGVAWDQEPSCTLYPSATGTPVITAIHPGNHSFPKKAPEVIVKCFKQHPKR; via the coding sequence ATGAAACACCACCTCGCCCTCATCAGCCTCATGTCTCTCATCACGGTCAGTCTGGCCGCCGAGCCCATGCCGCGTGAATGGATGATCGAAGGCGTGAAGCGTGTAGGCCTCGTGCATGTGCCCGCCACCGCCAAAACCCAGCCGACGCCTGTCGTCTTCGCCTTCCACGGACATGGCGGCAACATGCACAACGCCACCCGCATGTTTCCCATCCATGAACTGTGGCCTGAGGCGCTAGTCGTCTTTCTCCAAGGACTCAACACACCCGGCAGACTCACCGATCCTGAGGGGAAAAAGCCGGGTTGGCAAAGCACCGCCGGGATATTGGGGGATCGTGATCTAAAGCTCTTCGATACCGTACTCGCAGGCCTGCGGGCCGATTACCAGGTCGATGACAAACGCATCTACTCCACCGGCCACTCCAATGGCGGCGGCTTCACCTACCTGCTGTGGGCAGAGCGCGGAGACGTCTTCGCCGCCATGGCCCCATCCGCCTCAGCCGCCACACGTAGCCGATCCTCCCTGAAGCCCAAACCCGTGCTGCACATCGCTGGTGAAAACGATCCCCTCGTGAAATACGCCTGGCAGCAGGCCACCATCCAGGCCCTGCTAAAGCTCAATGCATGCAGCGCCGGAGTCGCCTGGGATCAGGAGCCGAGCTGCACCCTGTATCCCTCCGCCACCGGCACCCCCGTCATCACTGCCATCCACCCTGGCAACCACAGCTTCCCGAAAAAAGCCCCCGAGGTCATCGTGAAGTGCTTCAAACAGCATCCGAAGCGGTAA
- the msrB gene encoding peptide-methionine (R)-S-oxide reductase MsrB gives MKLQLSALIALTAFCLLQAEDKPKTAPEATPATPKPAIVKTEEDWKKILTEDQFSVTRMRGTERPFGHIYEEFEKQGEGTYYCVCCGAELFTSSTKFHSGCGWPSFYDSSKAKNVLEKVDNSHGMKRIETVCKRCDAHLGHVFEGESVSAATPTGRRFCINGIALKFIPKGGEAPKLLEVASEAVQKKKDEVAKGDAAAPETKK, from the coding sequence ATGAAACTCCAACTCTCCGCCCTGATCGCCCTCACCGCATTCTGCCTCCTCCAGGCCGAGGATAAGCCAAAAACGGCTCCAGAAGCCACACCTGCCACCCCCAAGCCCGCCATCGTGAAAACTGAAGAAGACTGGAAAAAAATCCTCACCGAAGATCAATTCTCCGTCACTCGCATGCGTGGCACGGAGCGTCCCTTTGGCCACATCTATGAGGAATTCGAAAAGCAGGGCGAAGGCACCTACTACTGCGTGTGCTGCGGCGCAGAGCTCTTCACCTCCAGCACCAAATTCCACTCCGGCTGCGGCTGGCCCTCCTTCTACGACAGCTCCAAGGCCAAAAATGTGCTCGAAAAGGTCGATAACAGCCACGGCATGAAACGCATCGAGACCGTCTGCAAGCGCTGCGATGCCCATCTCGGCCATGTTTTCGAAGGCGAGTCCGTCTCCGCTGCCACACCCACAGGCCGCCGCTTCTGCATCAACGGCATCGCCCTCAAATTCATCCCCAAAGGCGGTGAGGCCCCCAAACTGCTCGAAGTCGCCTCCGAAGCCGTGCAGAAGAAAAAGGACGAAGTCGCCAAAGGCGATGCCGCAGCCCCAGAAACCAAAAAATAG
- a CDS encoding DUF2314 domain-containing protein, whose amino-acid sequence MLGLEPEYAMKLFPTSVVAFIAVLFSLLPACSKKDKVFNVEANDPEMIAAIAKARETLPQFWQVFDKRALGESDFSLKVKITDENGTEHFWATDIERRDGKTLGTINNDPGIVASVKLGDRIDILDVDISDWLYIRDGKMVGNETLKPLLKSMPPAESERLKSMMANP is encoded by the coding sequence GTGCTCGGTTTGGAGCCAGAATATGCCATGAAACTTTTCCCAACTTCCGTTGTCGCATTCATTGCCGTCCTTTTCTCGCTGCTTCCTGCGTGCTCCAAAAAGGATAAGGTCTTTAACGTCGAGGCAAATGATCCTGAAATGATCGCGGCGATTGCCAAGGCGCGTGAGACGCTCCCCCAGTTTTGGCAGGTCTTTGACAAGCGAGCATTGGGGGAGAGCGACTTCTCCCTGAAGGTGAAGATCACCGACGAGAATGGTACGGAGCATTTTTGGGCCACGGACATTGAGCGTCGAGACGGCAAGACTTTGGGCACCATCAATAACGATCCGGGCATCGTCGCGAGTGTGAAGCTCGGAGATCGGATTGACATCCTTGATGTCGATATATCCGATTGGCTTTACATTCGAGATGGGAAAATGGTTGGCAACGAAACCCTGAAGCCGCTTCTTAAAAGCATGCCTCCAGCAGAATCGGAGAGACTCAAGAGCATGATGGCGAATCCCTGA
- a CDS encoding ammonium transporter translates to MSMRGRAAVATAVLCCAAPALHAADGPAHNSGDTAWVLASTALVLFMMIPGLALFYAGLVRSKNVLSIFMQCFALTAVLSLVWLVCGYSLSFTGDGSFIGTLDKIFLKGVTPSSSYAAYPGIPEHLWFAYQMMFFLITPGLFIGAFAERMKFSAIMIFSVLWSLLVYVPVCWGVWHKMNFFGLTNVIDLAGGIVVHITAGVAALVACIMVGGRQGFPHTAMMPHNLPFTIAGAGMLWVGWFGFNGGSQVGANGNAALTVVVTHLSACAACVVWSLIEKIKLGKPSALGIATGSIAGLAAITPASGKVGPLGAICIGSVSALVCWIACAKLKKKFNYDDSLDVFGVHGVGGFVGTILVAVFASPDLGGLGYAEGMTMGSQLTTQLLAAFYTAVLSGIVSIILLKAIDLTIGLRVTSDDERQGLDLAEHGESGYNH, encoded by the coding sequence TTGTCCATGCGCGGCCGCGCTGCCGTTGCCACGGCGGTGCTTTGCTGTGCCGCGCCCGCCCTGCATGCCGCTGATGGCCCCGCACACAACTCTGGCGATACCGCCTGGGTGCTCGCCTCCACCGCACTCGTCCTATTCATGATGATTCCTGGGCTAGCGCTCTTCTATGCGGGGCTCGTGCGCTCGAAAAACGTGCTCTCCATCTTCATGCAGTGCTTTGCACTCACCGCCGTGCTCAGCCTCGTCTGGCTAGTATGTGGCTACTCGCTCAGTTTTACTGGCGACGGCTCCTTCATCGGCACCTTGGATAAAATCTTCCTCAAAGGCGTCACACCTAGCAGTAGCTACGCTGCCTATCCAGGCATCCCAGAGCACCTCTGGTTCGCTTACCAGATGATGTTTTTCCTCATCACGCCCGGTCTATTCATCGGAGCCTTCGCCGAGCGCATGAAATTCAGCGCCATCATGATCTTTAGCGTGCTATGGAGCCTCCTCGTCTATGTCCCCGTCTGCTGGGGCGTGTGGCATAAGATGAATTTCTTTGGCCTCACCAATGTGATCGACCTCGCCGGTGGCATCGTCGTCCACATCACAGCCGGCGTCGCCGCATTGGTCGCCTGTATCATGGTCGGGGGGCGTCAGGGCTTCCCACACACCGCCATGATGCCGCATAATCTGCCCTTCACCATCGCGGGTGCAGGCATGCTTTGGGTCGGCTGGTTCGGCTTCAATGGCGGCAGTCAGGTCGGAGCCAATGGCAATGCGGCGCTCACCGTCGTCGTCACCCACCTCTCCGCCTGTGCCGCCTGCGTCGTCTGGTCCTTGATCGAAAAAATCAAACTCGGCAAGCCCAGCGCCCTCGGCATCGCCACAGGCTCCATCGCTGGTCTAGCGGCCATCACACCCGCCTCGGGCAAAGTCGGGCCACTCGGAGCCATCTGCATCGGCAGCGTCTCCGCCCTCGTCTGCTGGATCGCCTGCGCCAAGCTGAAAAAGAAGTTCAACTACGACGACTCACTCGATGTTTTTGGCGTCCATGGTGTCGGTGGCTTCGTTGGCACCATCCTCGTCGCCGTATTCGCCTCACCAGACCTCGGAGGTCTCGGTTACGCCGAAGGAATGACCATGGGCTCCCAGCTCACCACCCAGCTCCTCGCCGCATTCTATACAGCCGTGCTCTCCGGCATCGTCAGCATCATTCTTCTGAAGGCTATCGACCTCACCATCGGCCTCCGCGTCACCAGCGACGACGAGCGCCAGGGCCTCGACCTCGCCGAGCATGGCGAGTCCGGTTACAATCACTAA
- the htpG gene encoding molecular chaperone HtpG, with the protein MPQTHEFQAEVKQVLDIVIHSLYTDREIFLRELVSNAADAMEKMRLTQLTEKDIFDATAELQISITTDEAAKTLTIADSGIGMTRAELIENLGTIAHSGSKAFAAALKNAGKQNDATLIGQFGVGFYSAFMVADKVEVHTHSWRNDGEHLIWTSDGTSSYTIEDAPGQARGCKIVLHLKEDAADFAQASTVRQIIEKHSNFVSFPLLLNGERVNTVEALWLKSKDSITDEQYNEFYKFTAHAFDDPSYRMHFQADSPIIINALLFTPTQNMESFGMGQMEPGVSLYCKKVLIDPKPKKLLPEWMRFVRGVIDSEDLPLNISRESMQDSALVRKIGDVVVKRLLKHLDKEATDDDAKYSKFYADFSRFFKEGVATDHTHRDAIAKLLRYESSMTQPGETIGVADYVKRMTSDQKAIYYQVAPSRAAIESGPYLEAFKAKGIEVLYMFEHIDEYVISSLHKFDDKDLKSVNADDIDLGDSDAEGEALPEAETTTLCDWIKERLTAQVDTVRPGKRLVGSPALVLTPEGEMTPQMRQMMKALGKDSGMPGPKVVFEINPRHNLVKGLSKLHQSDPETAALISEQILDNALLSAGLLDEPQRIIERTQKLMEKLAK; encoded by the coding sequence ATGCCCCAGACCCACGAATTCCAGGCCGAAGTCAAACAAGTCCTCGATATCGTCATCCACAGCCTCTACACCGACCGCGAGATCTTCCTCCGCGAGCTCGTCTCCAATGCCGCAGATGCGATGGAAAAAATGCGTCTCACGCAACTGACCGAAAAGGACATCTTTGATGCCACCGCCGAGCTGCAAATCAGCATCACCACCGACGAAGCTGCCAAAACCCTCACCATCGCCGACTCCGGCATCGGCATGACACGGGCCGAGCTCATCGAGAACCTCGGCACCATCGCCCACAGCGGCTCCAAAGCCTTCGCCGCAGCTTTAAAGAACGCCGGCAAGCAAAACGACGCCACCCTCATCGGCCAGTTCGGCGTCGGCTTCTACTCCGCCTTCATGGTCGCCGACAAAGTCGAAGTCCACACCCACTCCTGGCGCAACGACGGCGAGCACCTCATCTGGACCAGCGACGGCACCAGCAGCTACACCATTGAAGATGCTCCCGGCCAGGCCCGAGGCTGCAAAATCGTCCTCCACCTCAAAGAAGACGCCGCAGACTTCGCCCAGGCATCCACCGTCCGGCAGATCATCGAAAAACACTCCAACTTCGTCAGCTTCCCCCTCCTGCTCAATGGAGAACGCGTCAACACCGTCGAAGCACTCTGGCTCAAATCCAAAGACAGCATCACTGACGAGCAGTACAACGAATTCTACAAATTCACCGCCCACGCCTTTGATGATCCCAGCTACCGCATGCACTTCCAGGCGGATAGCCCCATCATCATCAATGCCCTCCTCTTCACTCCCACCCAAAACATGGAGTCCTTTGGCATGGGGCAGATGGAGCCCGGCGTCTCCCTCTACTGCAAAAAAGTCCTCATCGACCCCAAACCGAAAAAACTGCTCCCCGAGTGGATGCGCTTCGTCCGCGGCGTCATCGACAGCGAAGACCTCCCGCTGAACATCTCCCGCGAAAGCATGCAGGACAGCGCCCTCGTCCGCAAAATCGGCGACGTCGTCGTCAAGCGCCTCCTCAAGCACCTCGACAAAGAAGCCACCGACGACGACGCCAAGTACAGTAAATTCTATGCCGACTTCAGCCGCTTCTTCAAAGAAGGCGTCGCCACCGACCACACCCACCGCGACGCCATCGCCAAGCTCCTCCGCTATGAATCCAGCATGACCCAGCCCGGCGAGACCATCGGCGTCGCCGACTACGTCAAGCGCATGACCAGCGACCAAAAAGCCATCTACTACCAAGTCGCCCCCTCCCGCGCCGCCATCGAAAGCGGCCCTTATTTGGAGGCCTTCAAAGCCAAAGGCATCGAAGTCCTCTACATGTTCGAACACATCGACGAATACGTCATCAGCAGCCTGCACAAATTCGATGACAAGGACCTCAAATCCGTCAACGCCGACGACATCGACCTCGGAGACAGCGACGCCGAAGGCGAAGCCCTCCCCGAAGCCGAAACCACCACCCTCTGCGACTGGATCAAAGAACGCCTCACCGCCCAGGTCGATACCGTCCGCCCCGGCAAGCGCCTCGTCGGCTCCCCTGCCCTCGTTTTGACCCCTGAGGGCGAAATGACCCCGCAGATGCGCCAGATGATGAAAGCCCTCGGCAAAGACAGCGGCATGCCCGGCCCCAAAGTCGTCTTTGAGATCAATCCGCGCCACAACCTCGTCAAAGGCCTCTCCAAGCTCCACCAAAGCGACCCCGAAACGGCAGCCCTCATCTCCGAGCAAATCCTCGACAACGCCCTCCTCTCCGCCGGCCTCCTCGATGAGCCTCAACGCATCATCGAACGCACGCAGAAGCTCATGGAGAAGCTGGCGAAGTAA
- a CDS encoding DUF937 domain-containing protein: MGLLDSLAKNVLGGMLGGNSGGQQQDPAAMLSGLLNQSGGLQGLMGQFQKAGLGDQFSSWVGTGENQPVNADQVQNALGGDAIQGLASKLGLNAGSLTPLLAQFLPLVIDKLTPKGQIEQNEPGADQLQNVLGSVMKDGGGLGGLLGGLLGGAK; this comes from the coding sequence ATGGGATTACTCGATTCACTCGCAAAAAATGTGCTGGGCGGCATGCTCGGCGGAAACTCCGGCGGCCAACAGCAAGACCCAGCAGCGATGCTGAGTGGGCTGCTGAATCAATCCGGTGGCCTGCAAGGGCTGATGGGCCAGTTCCAAAAGGCCGGGCTGGGTGACCAGTTCTCCTCCTGGGTGGGCACGGGCGAGAACCAGCCTGTGAACGCTGACCAGGTGCAGAATGCCCTGGGCGGTGATGCGATCCAGGGTCTGGCGAGCAAGCTGGGTCTGAATGCGGGATCGCTCACGCCGCTGCTGGCGCAGTTTCTGCCCCTGGTGATCGACAAACTGACGCCGAAAGGCCAGATCGAGCAAAATGAGCCCGGCGCGGATCAGCTCCAAAATGTGCTGGGTAGCGTGATGAAGGACGGCGGCGGCCTAGGTGGCCTGCTTGGCGGCCTCCTCGGTGGCGCGAAGTGA